DNA sequence from the Cupriavidus oxalaticus genome:
GGGTTGGCGGCGGCGATATTGCGGCTGGTGGTCTCGATCAGGTCGACGATCAGCGTATTGATCATGCGCCGGACCGTCTCGTTGATGGCGCGCCGGCCGTTCACGCCCGGGAAGGCATCGGCCACCTCGGCGCGATGGCGCGCCCACATCGGGACTTCGTCCAGCTGCTCCAGCGTCAGCAGGCCGGAGCGCAGGCCATCGTCGATATCGTGGTTGTTGTAAGCGATCTCGTCGGCCAGGTTGGCCAGCTGCGCTTCCAGCGACGGCTGCGTGCCCTCGAGGAAGCGCCGGCCCAGCTCGCCCAGCGCCGCGGCATTGACGCGCGAGCAATGCTTCAGGATGCCCTCGCGGGTCTCGAAGGTCAGGTTCAGGCCATTGAAGCCGCCGTAGCGCTCCTCCAGCTCGTCCACCACCAGCAGGCTCTGCAGGTTGTGCTCGAAGCCGCCATGGTTCTTCATGCAGGCGTTGAGCGCATCCTGCCCGGCATGGCCGAAGGGCGTGTGGCCCAGGTCGTGCGCCAGCGAGATGGCCTCGACCAGATCTTCGTTGAGGCGCAGGTTGCGGGCGATCGAGCGGGCGATCTGCGCCACCTCCAGGCTATGGGTGAGCCGGGTGCGGAACAGGTCTCCTTCATGGTTGACGAAGACCTGGGTCTTGTACTCGAGCCGCCGGAACGCGGTGCTGTGGATGACCCGGTCGCGGTCGCGCTGGAATTCGCTGCGCGACTGCGAAGCGGGTTCGGCGTGCACCCGCCCACGCGTCTGCGCGGAGCGGGCGGCGTACGGGGCGAGGTGGCTTTCAAAGTCGGTCATGCGGCAATCCGTTGGCTGGAGGTTTGGGGGCCTGGGTTGCGAGGCATAACCGGTCAATTAAGCGACCGTGGCCTCGGTGGGAGGTTTAAGCACTGCGTGCTGCAGCGTGGCACGCAGGTCGGCGTCCGGCACCGTGGTGATGAACGCCTCGCCGAGCTTCTTCAGCAGGATGAACTTGATGCTGCCGGCCTCGGCCTTCTTGTCGACCTTCATCATTTCGATATAGCGGTCGGTGCCCAGTTCCGGCGCCACCACCGGCAGGTTGGCCGCCAGCGTCAGTTCGCGGATGCGGGCGCGGGTCTCGGTGTCGATAAAGCCCAGCCGGTGCGACAGGTCGGCGGCCATCACCATGCCGCAGCCCACCGCCTCGCCGTGCAGCCAGGCGCCGTAGCCCATGCCGGCCTCGATCGCATGGCCGAAAGTGTGGCCGAAATTGAGGATGGCACGCAGGCCGCCCTCGCGCTCGTCCTGCGCCACCACGCCGGCCTTGATTTCACACGAACGTTGCACCGCCACCGCCATCAGCTCAGGGTCGCAGTCGTTCAGCGCCTTGATATTGCGCTCGATCCAGGCAAAGTACTC
Encoded proteins:
- a CDS encoding deoxyguanosinetriphosphate triphosphohydrolase — its product is MTDFESHLAPYAARSAQTRGRVHAEPASQSRSEFQRDRDRVIHSTAFRRLEYKTQVFVNHEGDLFRTRLTHSLEVAQIARSIARNLRLNEDLVEAISLAHDLGHTPFGHAGQDALNACMKNHGGFEHNLQSLLVVDELEERYGGFNGLNLTFETREGILKHCSRVNAAALGELGRRFLEGTQPSLEAQLANLADEIAYNNHDIDDGLRSGLLTLEQLDEVPMWARHRAEVADAFPGVNGRRAINETVRRMINTLIVDLIETTSRNIAAANPRNIDAVRAAGPLVGFSPQLHEEAAALKRFLFRHLYRHYLVMRMSAKAQRIVGDLFGAFMSDPRLLPPQYQAGHGADQPRLIAHYIAGMTDRYAIREHRRIFAVSEGN